In the Quercus lobata isolate SW786 chromosome 5, ValleyOak3.0 Primary Assembly, whole genome shotgun sequence genome, one interval contains:
- the LOC115991409 gene encoding uncharacterized protein LOC115991409 — protein sequence MNVIAWNCRGLGSSLAIRTLTDEVRMKKPLLVFLSKTKASMSRIKGIQNKLEYTQGISVPSDGQSGGLAMLWREGTDVRFKSWSNSHINVEIHESSSLAPWRATSFYGQPDAAKRFISWQLMEVLKKQSHLSWVVFRDVNEISQSDEKLRGPERDAGQMEDFRECLSKCGLFDLGFVGHRFMWCNGRAGEQRTKLQLDRMVASESWIKLFPEASVHHFSMSISNHCLLTLFLHWRQPHKPVRKRFFFEAMWTRESGCREVIVEAWDPLRRDSKYKITDRLKSCQEQHRRWNWRVFRNVNNT from the coding sequence ATGAATGTCATAGCTTGGAACTGCCGGGGACTAGGGTCTTCCTTGGCAATTCGGACACTCACCGACGAGGTGAGAATGAAAAAACCCCTGCTGGTCTTCTTGTCGAAAACAAAGGCTAGTATGAGTAGGATCAaaggaattcaaaataaattggaATACACTCAGGGTATTTCGGTTCCTAGTGATGGTCAAAGCGGTGGTTTAGCAATGTTGTGGAGGGAGGGCACAGATGTGAGGTTCAAGAGCTGGTCCAATTCACACATCAACGTCGAGATCCACGAAAGCTCTTCATTAGCTCCTTGGCGTGCTACCAGTTTTTATGGGCAACCCGATGCAGCCAAACGATTTATTTCCTGGCAACTGATGGAAGTTCTGAAAAAACAAAGTCACTTGTCATGGGTGGTGTTTAGGGATGTCAACGAAATCTCCCAATCTGATGAAAAGCTCAGAGGACCGGAAAGAGATGCAGGACAAATGGAGGATTTCAGGGAGTGCTTGAGCAAATGTGGCCTCTTTGATTTGGGGTTTGTGGGGCACAGATTCATGTGGTGTAATGGAAGGGCAGGGGAGCAGAGAACAAAACTCCAATTGGATAGGATGGTGGCAAGTGAGAGCTGGATCAAACTATTTCCTGAGGCAAGTGTACACCACTTTTCAATGTCCATTTCTAATCACTGCTTGTTAACACTATTTTTACATTGGAGACAACCCCACAAACCAGTaagaaagaggtttttctttGAGGCAATGTGGACTAGGGAATCTGGGTGCAGAGAGGTGATTGTGGAAGCATGGGATCCTTTGAGAAGGGATTCGAAGTATAAAATCACAGATAGACTGAAAAGTTGCCAAGAACAACATCGACGTTGGAATTGGAGGGTCTTCAGGAATGTTAATAACACTTGA